The Campylobacter concisus genome includes a region encoding these proteins:
- a CDS encoding tyrosine-type recombinase/integrase has product MQYLVKRNDIYYFRVAIPLYLRPYFGNKTEYITSFLTKRFDTAKNRAKIYSIIFNAIKKAWKMNLSSELIEHLVLMLLKAKEAKSIKEHDMLGRYINLDGLLSLNLFLKQSLKEDSLPSVISKEVDEICKKLSCADSHTKKLLGKRVLEATIDNINHISYKMCKNQKLLNDKQQAFVPFGKKHKSTNLDDGTKDEIVKSIKEANIDSYQDDIEALKKQDLVLPFTKKSLKHSVCELRDSINELAKQKGALTQNDILRIFGCELLPDGDNELSDDLKFGYGNLNDPNFGGQVKLYKADKYEDKGIVLSDIEAKDLEIDDTSDASGMTFNEAINFFQKLFSNRAKSLRYKLDSSTKNESKANLVTLNSAFKNYISNTSISNNWSDSTFGLVRHVGRLMSMKFGDELDIKKIKRDDLLNFRNVLLQLPTKLSQNSLYKDKSLDEIIALAKDRPKISKSTIKKYIVRVSEFFKYCYDSDYIDKNPAIDLQININQDDVTNKNPYEDSDVNVLLDIVSKIRSSGDTKSQRISKDELFFVTHIAAYSGMRLNEIIQLNTDDIVEKYNIVCFSLNTKIDVKTGKSKTLKTRNSVRIVPIHSKLNSIGLFEFIENKKKLARKCGKAVRLFSCDNKDFSEYFRKKINTKVIKDDDKTRTFHSFRHTFINKLIQSGQRVEHIAALVGHEQQYKITMNTYGEPVTPKILKDLVEEVNFYQGGEG; this is encoded by the coding sequence ATGCAATATCTAGTCAAACGAAATGACATATACTACTTTAGAGTAGCTATCCCACTATATTTGAGGCCTTATTTTGGTAATAAAACCGAATACATAACCTCCTTCCTCACAAAACGCTTTGATACAGCAAAAAATCGTGCTAAGATCTACTCTATAATTTTTAACGCGATCAAAAAGGCATGGAAGATGAATTTGAGCAGCGAACTTATAGAGCACTTGGTGCTTATGCTTTTAAAAGCCAAGGAGGCCAAAAGTATCAAAGAGCATGATATGCTTGGCAGATATATAAATTTAGATGGACTACTATCACTAAATTTGTTTTTAAAACAGAGTTTAAAAGAAGATAGCTTACCCAGTGTCATATCAAAAGAGGTTGATGAGATCTGCAAAAAGCTATCTTGCGCTGACTCTCACACCAAAAAGCTTCTTGGCAAAAGAGTGCTTGAGGCAACGATAGATAATATAAATCACATATCATATAAGATGTGCAAAAACCAAAAGCTACTAAATGATAAGCAACAGGCATTTGTGCCATTTGGCAAAAAGCATAAGAGCACAAATTTAGATGATGGCACCAAAGACGAAATAGTAAAAAGCATTAAAGAGGCTAACATAGATAGCTATCAAGACGACATAGAAGCTTTAAAAAAGCAGGATTTGGTGCTGCCTTTTACTAAAAAGTCTTTAAAGCACTCTGTTTGCGAGTTAAGAGATTCTATAAATGAGCTAGCTAAGCAAAAAGGCGCACTCACACAAAACGATATCCTAAGAATATTTGGTTGTGAGTTATTGCCAGATGGAGATAATGAGCTAAGTGATGATCTAAAATTTGGGTATGGAAATTTAAATGATCCTAACTTTGGTGGTCAGGTAAAGTTATACAAGGCAGATAAATATGAAGATAAGGGCATAGTTTTAAGTGACATTGAGGCTAAAGACCTTGAGATAGATGATACAAGTGATGCTAGTGGCATGACCTTCAATGAAGCTATAAATTTCTTTCAAAAGCTCTTCTCAAATAGAGCTAAAAGTCTTAGATACAAACTAGACTCTTCTACTAAAAATGAGAGTAAAGCTAACTTGGTCACGCTAAATAGCGCATTTAAAAACTATATATCAAACACAAGCATTTCAAATAACTGGAGTGATAGCACATTTGGCCTTGTTAGACATGTAGGGCGGTTAATGTCTATGAAATTTGGCGACGAGCTAGACATCAAAAAGATAAAAAGAGATGACTTACTAAATTTTAGAAATGTCTTACTACAACTACCAACCAAGCTCTCTCAAAATAGTCTCTATAAAGATAAGAGCCTAGATGAGATCATAGCTTTAGCAAAGGATAGACCAAAAATTTCTAAATCAACCATCAAGAAGTATATTGTTAGAGTTAGTGAGTTTTTTAAATACTGCTACGATAGTGACTATATAGATAAGAATCCAGCTATAGATCTACAAATAAACATAAACCAAGATGATGTTACAAATAAAAACCCTTATGAAGATAGTGACGTAAATGTACTTTTGGATATTGTTAGTAAGATTAGATCAAGTGGTGACACTAAAAGTCAAAGGATTAGCAAAGATGAGCTATTTTTCGTTACTCATATAGCAGCTTACTCTGGCATGAGACTAAATGAGATAATACAGTTAAACACAGATGACATAGTTGAAAAATATAACATAGTATGCTTTAGTTTAAATACAAAAATAGATGTAAAAACAGGTAAGAGTAAGACTTTAAAGACTAGAAACTCTGTAAGGATAGTTCCTATCCACTCTAAGCTAAATAGCATTGGGCTATTTGAATTTATAGAGAATAAAAAGAAGCTAGCTAGGAAATGCGGCAAAGCAGTTAGGTTATTTAGCTGTGATAATAAAGACTTTTCTGAGTATTTTAGAAAGAAGATCAATACTAAAGTTATAAAAGATGATGATAAGACAAGGACATTTCACTCATTTAGACACACTTTCATAAACAAGCTCATTCAAAGTGGTCAAAGGGTTGAACATATAGCTGCCCTTGTAGGGCATGAACAACAATACAAGATCACCATGAACACTTATGGAGAGCCAGTAACTCCAAAAATTCTAAAGGATCTAGTTGAAGAGGTAAATTTTTATCAAGGAGGGGAAGGGTGA
- a CDS encoding ABC transporter substrate-binding protein, which produces MKRRISLLLFLVLALILNACGGSEKEASQVQEVKEVKESEYSVTDVRGKTIKFEKTPERIATVDKPLPSIIYAIDGKTDKIVGCNPSSIKAFEESVLKNMYPQLANANTKWCSKDSVVNVEELLKLKPDVVFIYSNIEKEIEKMEAAGLKVVALKRAEFDSIKENIKMISEVLQKKERGDLLVEYMDKGINEVTSKLAEIKDEDKPKVIEFYSDMKIAVKTYDHWMKPSGAYNPAHELKGKLAEVDMEQMIVWNPDIIYLGNHSDLMPEDFIENKQEGRDWSTIKAVANKQVYKIPIGVYRWDPPGVETPLTVKWAAKIQYPQLFSDMDMEVELKNFFEYVYDYKLSDDEVATILRK; this is translated from the coding sequence ATGAAAAGAAGGATTAGTTTATTATTATTTTTAGTACTAGCATTAATTTTAAATGCTTGTGGCGGCAGCGAAAAAGAAGCTAGTCAAGTGCAAGAAGTTAAAGAGGTAAAAGAAAGCGAATACTCGGTTACTGATGTTAGAGGAAAAACGATTAAATTTGAAAAAACACCGGAAAGAATTGCAACGGTGGACAAGCCTCTTCCGTCTATAATATATGCAATTGATGGAAAGACAGATAAAATTGTAGGATGCAACCCATCTTCTATTAAAGCTTTTGAAGAAAGTGTTTTAAAAAACATGTATCCACAACTAGCTAATGCGAATACTAAATGGTGTTCAAAAGACTCAGTTGTTAACGTGGAAGAGTTATTGAAGCTAAAACCGGATGTAGTGTTTATTTATTCGAATATTGAGAAAGAAATTGAAAAAATGGAAGCTGCAGGACTTAAGGTAGTAGCTTTAAAGAGGGCAGAATTTGACAGTATAAAAGAAAATATAAAAATGATATCTGAAGTACTTCAAAAGAAAGAACGTGGCGACTTATTAGTTGAATATATGGACAAAGGAATTAATGAAGTAACATCAAAGTTAGCTGAAATAAAAGATGAAGATAAACCAAAAGTTATAGAGTTTTATAGTGACATGAAAATAGCTGTAAAAACATACGACCATTGGATGAAACCAAGTGGAGCCTATAATCCGGCCCACGAGCTTAAGGGTAAATTGGCTGAAGTGGACATGGAGCAGATGATTGTATGGAACCCTGATATCATTTATTTAGGAAATCATTCAGACTTAATGCCGGAAGACTTTATTGAAAATAAGCAGGAAGGTAGAGACTGGTCAACAATTAAAGCTGTAGCTAACAAACAAGTATACAAAATTCCTATAGGTGTTTATAGGTGGGATCCTCCTGGGGTTGAAACTCCGCTTACAGTTAAATGGGCTGCAAAAATACAGTATCCACAATTGTTTTCAGATATGGACATGGAAGTAGAGTTAAAGAATTTCTTTGAATATGTATATGATTACAAATTATCAGATGATGAAGTTGCTACAATATTGAGGAAGTAG
- a CDS encoding FecCD family ABC transporter permease has product MGKGFFKNKKLCILVLSVLLLLLILTFICLGRYPVSPYEAFMIIYKTITGDVSGLGVHETSVVIDIRLPRILMAVLVGAGLSLAGAAYQTVFSNPLVSPDLLGVSSGAGFGAALSILLSLDMIVTQQVSLLLGLLAVYIVLNLSRVKKRTDLYVLVLSGVIVKSLFDASISFIKYIADPEDKLPTITMWLLGSLASVSYRDLVICSIIIIPCIFGFFLLRWKLNLLSLDSDEARSLGINVKKLRIVVILLSTLITATTVSVCGIIGWIGLIIPHLARMVIGNDNRYLIPTCCVMGAIYLLLIDTLARAATSNEIPISILTAFIGAPLFITILRKNLGERR; this is encoded by the coding sequence ATGGGAAAAGGTTTCTTTAAGAATAAAAAATTATGCATATTGGTTCTCTCTGTATTGCTATTGCTTTTAATACTAACTTTTATTTGTTTAGGAAGATATCCGGTTAGCCCCTATGAAGCATTTATGATTATATACAAAACAATAACCGGAGATGTTAGCGGCTTAGGCGTACATGAAACTAGTGTAGTAATTGACATAAGACTACCTAGAATACTTATGGCAGTTTTAGTAGGTGCAGGGCTATCACTGGCAGGAGCAGCATATCAAACTGTTTTTTCAAACCCTTTAGTTAGCCCGGACTTACTAGGGGTGTCTTCAGGAGCAGGTTTTGGGGCGGCTTTATCTATATTATTATCCCTAGACATGATAGTGACTCAGCAAGTTTCTTTGCTTCTGGGGCTTTTAGCAGTTTATATAGTTTTAAACCTATCCAGAGTAAAAAAACGAACAGATTTGTATGTGTTAGTTTTATCCGGAGTAATTGTAAAGTCACTATTTGATGCTTCAATATCATTTATTAAATATATAGCAGATCCGGAAGATAAGCTTCCAACTATCACTATGTGGTTGCTGGGAAGTTTAGCAAGTGTATCCTATAGAGACCTTGTTATTTGTTCAATAATAATAATACCTTGTATTTTCGGCTTCTTTCTATTAAGGTGGAAATTGAATCTTTTATCTCTAGATTCTGATGAGGCTAGGTCTTTAGGAATTAATGTAAAAAAATTACGTATTGTGGTTATTTTACTCTCAACATTGATAACTGCAACTACAGTTTCTGTATGTGGAATTATAGGATGGATAGGTTTAATAATTCCCCATTTGGCCAGAATGGTTATCGGAAATGATAATAGGTACCTTATTCCAACTTGTTGTGTTATGGGAGCAATTTATTTATTACTGATAGATACCCTTGCAAGAGCAGCTACAAGCAATGAAATTCCCATTTCAATATTAACAGCATTTATAGGTGCGCCATTATTCATAACTATACTTAGAAAAAATTTGGGAGAAAGAAGATGA
- a CDS encoding ABC transporter ATP-binding protein encodes MILQVKKGTFSYGKRKILKDISFDLKEEEIMSILGPNGVGKTTFLRCLMGFLKWDTGKALLFGKDINEYAEKELWENLSYVPQVKKSVFSYGVLEMVVMGLDKENSFFHIPTKEDYDKAYETLKELGVEKLSNRYCDELSGGELQMVMIARALVSNPKLLILDEPESNLDMKNQIRIIEAIKHINVNKKSACIINTHFPSHALQISDKTLFIGSDYKTTFDESSKAITEDNLQKYFQIKAKILVFQAEEVEYKTVAPYKTI; translated from the coding sequence ATGATACTCCAAGTTAAAAAAGGTACTTTTTCATATGGCAAGAGAAAAATTTTAAAAGATATTTCATTTGATTTAAAAGAAGAAGAAATAATGTCCATTCTTGGACCCAATGGGGTGGGTAAAACTACTTTCTTAAGGTGTCTTATGGGGTTTTTAAAATGGGACACGGGAAAAGCCTTATTGTTCGGCAAAGATATAAATGAATATGCAGAAAAAGAATTATGGGAAAACTTAAGTTATGTTCCTCAAGTTAAGAAAAGTGTGTTTAGTTATGGGGTTTTAGAAATGGTTGTGATGGGTTTAGACAAGGAAAACAGTTTTTTCCATATCCCTACGAAGGAAGATTATGATAAAGCTTATGAAACTTTAAAAGAATTAGGAGTTGAAAAGCTATCAAATAGATACTGTGATGAGCTATCCGGAGGAGAGCTTCAAATGGTTATGATTGCGAGAGCTCTTGTTTCTAATCCAAAACTTCTTATTTTAGATGAACCGGAGTCAAACCTGGATATGAAGAATCAAATTAGAATCATAGAGGCAATTAAACATATAAATGTAAATAAAAAATCTGCTTGCATAATAAACACTCATTTTCCTAGTCATGCATTGCAGATATCTGACAAAACTTTGTTTATCGGTAGTGACTACAAAACAACCTTTGATGAAAGTTCGAAAGCCATTACTGAAGATAACTTACAAAAGTATTTTCAGATCAAAGCTAAAATTTTAGTTTTTCAAGCAGAAGAAGTTGAATACAAAACAGTTGCACCTTATAAAACCATATAG
- the larB gene encoding nickel pincer cofactor biosynthesis protein LarB: protein MTRDEALNFIRTVKSGEKSEREAIEFLRDFPFSDVGCAKIDTQRALRNGTGEVIYGANKTDDEILQIASVIGEKNENILITRTNENVFERIREIFPQANFNARGRVISVKFKEPALTQSYIAIVSAGTADGAVVEEAYETARFLGNDTRKFSDAGVAGLHRLVAKLDEIRGAKVVIAVAGMEGALASVLAGLVSVPVIAVPTSVGYGASFGGLAALLAMLNSCANGVSVVNIDNGFGAAYNASLINHL from the coding sequence ATGACGAGAGATGAGGCTTTAAATTTCATTCGTACCGTAAAATCGGGCGAAAAAAGCGAGCGCGAAGCGATAGAGTTTTTACGGGATTTTCCTTTTAGCGACGTGGGATGCGCCAAGATCGACACTCAGCGTGCTTTGCGAAATGGTACTGGTGAGGTGATATATGGGGCAAATAAAACAGATGATGAAATTTTGCAAATTGCTAGTGTGATCGGCGAAAAAAATGAAAATATCCTAATCACAAGAACAAATGAGAATGTTTTTGAACGCATACGTGAGATCTTTCCGCAGGCAAATTTTAATGCTCGTGGCCGCGTCATCAGCGTCAAATTTAAAGAGCCCGCGCTCACGCAAAGCTACATCGCGATAGTTTCCGCAGGCACCGCCGACGGCGCGGTAGTGGAGGAAGCGTACGAAACGGCGAGATTTCTAGGCAACGACACGCGTAAATTTAGCGACGCAGGCGTGGCAGGACTACATAGGCTGGTCGCAAAGCTCGATGAGATACGTGGTGCAAAGGTCGTCATCGCCGTTGCTGGCATGGAGGGCGCACTTGCTAGCGTGTTAGCAGGCCTCGTGAGCGTACCCGTGATCGCAGTGCCCACCAGCGTGGGATACGGCGCGAGTTTCGGCGGACTGGCGGCGCTGCTAGCGATGCTAAACAGCTGCGCAAACGGCGTCAGCGTCGTAAATATCGACAACGGATTCGGCGCCGCGTATAACGCGAGCCTGATAAATCATCTCTGA
- the larE gene encoding ATP-dependent sacrificial sulfur transferase LarE, protein MTKLEILKNDIKKLENLAVAFSGGVDSSLLLRVAADTLGRRAVAITLKSPYMSGREIKEAVEFTRTYGIRHEILELEAPEAVKNNPQDRCYVCKKAVFTRLIKLAKHLGFTNVADGTNLDDLGEYRPGLKAKDELGVLSPLKGLKKSEIRELSRELGLPTADKPSYACLLTRLPHDREFSAEEISLVERAENLLISHGFLNIRARFDGKAFRLQMGASETRRFCAGDFSAVVREIASLGEYDILLDLKGLRGEILNDER, encoded by the coding sequence ATGACGAAACTAGAAATTCTAAAAAATGATATAAAAAAGCTGGAAAATTTAGCCGTAGCGTTTAGCGGCGGCGTGGATAGCTCGCTACTGCTGCGCGTTGCCGCCGATACGCTAGGCCGGCGCGCGGTAGCTATCACGCTAAAATCGCCCTATATGTCGGGGCGCGAGATAAAAGAGGCGGTGGAATTTACCCGTACTTACGGCATCAGGCACGAAATTTTAGAGCTAGAAGCGCCCGAAGCGGTAAAAAATAATCCGCAAGATCGCTGCTACGTCTGTAAAAAGGCGGTTTTTACGCGGCTAATCAAGCTGGCAAAGCATCTAGGCTTTACAAACGTCGCCGACGGTACGAACTTAGACGACCTTGGCGAATACCGCCCGGGGCTTAAAGCAAAAGACGAGCTTGGCGTGCTTTCGCCGCTTAAAGGCCTCAAAAAATCAGAGATTAGAGAGCTTAGCCGCGAGCTTGGACTGCCGACCGCGGATAAGCCCAGCTACGCGTGCCTTCTGACGCGTTTACCGCACGATAGGGAGTTTTCCGCGGAGGAAATTTCGCTCGTGGAGCGAGCCGAAAATCTGCTAATCTCGCACGGATTTTTAAATATTCGCGCGCGATTTGACGGCAAAGCCTTTAGGCTGCAAATGGGTGCGAGCGAGACTAGGCGCTTTTGCGCGGGAGATTTTAGCGCCGTCGTACGCGAGATTGCTTCGCTTGGCGAGTATGATATTTTGCTTGATTTAAAAGGGCTTCGCGGGGAGATTTTAAATGACGAGAGATGA
- a CDS encoding Cj0814 family flagellar-dependent secreted protein yields the protein MKVSYNSILTKQHYQKQTKSEGFVNFLPKTPNINLIDQTIIPKNDFVSSNAIGSLYQAKFTSQEGYGYSVDAKGFMGADFNKAAGLPQDFKIHKSTLDAIVLHNQKHPNSINFSMETKKDNQLFGEDSFANIDLANTIKQYYKIFDQISAGVISKGKEFYSNEDLAKMPKGYFSKDKKMDHFEYLMGRMTSDEIDGLTDRSNEKITHVFRTAQDADDARKLMNDLKDINIRVNGNFLDFSPEVMTTEHTIPYMWVSSAGYDFKPDMSVYDNEQGYTKEQIFVAFLKNEQGLVLQGGTTRITDEALSVYKSSLILTKQDRSEIGIPKAYYDEILSGKKDLKDILARILKLRNLELKKDQTLEGLASKIMDVLKEFDERTKAREL from the coding sequence ATGAAAGTCTCTTATAACTCCATCTTAACAAAACAGCACTACCAAAAACAGACAAAAAGCGAAGGCTTTGTAAATTTCTTACCTAAAACTCCAAATATAAATTTGATAGACCAAACCATTATCCCCAAAAACGACTTTGTTTCATCTAACGCTATCGGTTCTCTTTACCAGGCCAAATTTACTTCACAAGAGGGCTATGGATATAGTGTAGATGCTAAAGGATTTATGGGAGCTGACTTTAACAAAGCAGCAGGCTTGCCACAAGACTTTAAAATCCACAAAAGCACACTTGATGCGATAGTGCTGCACAATCAAAAACACCCAAATAGTATAAATTTTTCAATGGAAACAAAAAAAGATAACCAACTCTTTGGAGAGGATAGTTTTGCAAATATCGATCTAGCAAATACCATAAAGCAATACTATAAAATTTTTGATCAAATTTCAGCTGGAGTTATTAGCAAGGGTAAAGAATTTTACTCAAATGAAGATCTAGCAAAGATGCCAAAGGGTTACTTTTCAAAAGATAAAAAAATGGATCATTTCGAATACCTAATGGGTAGGATGACAAGTGACGAGATAGATGGACTAACTGATAGAAGCAATGAAAAGATAACTCATGTATTTAGAACAGCTCAAGACGCAGACGATGCACGTAAGCTAATGAATGATCTAAAAGATATAAATATAAGGGTTAATGGAAATTTCCTTGACTTTTCTCCAGAAGTGATGACAACTGAGCACACTATCCCTTATATGTGGGTTAGTAGTGCTGGATATGACTTCAAGCCTGATATGTCTGTATATGATAACGAACAAGGCTATACAAAGGAGCAAATCTTTGTCGCATTTTTAAAAAACGAGCAAGGTCTTGTGCTACAAGGTGGCACAACAAGGATAACTGACGAGGCTCTTAGTGTGTATAAAAGTTCATTAATACTTACAAAACAAGATAGAAGTGAGATAGGCATACCAAAGGCTTATTATGATGAGATACTATCTGGCAAGAAAGATCTAAAAGATATACTAGCTAGGATTTTAAAGCTTAGAAATTTAGAGCTTAAAAAAGATCAAACGCTTGAGGGACTAGCAAGCAAGATAATGGATGTTTTAAAAGAATTTGATGAGAGGACGAAGGCAAGAGAGCTATAA
- a CDS encoding DUF2809 domain-containing protein — protein sequence MILAVEIYIAICVKGGFVRHYTGDVLAVILLYALTRATFSAPPSNLPLKIFAFAAASELAQYFGAVQILGIENKILKVMIGGTFDFADLLCYAVGCVLAGAYEKFESKIWQMRSDG from the coding sequence ATGATTTTAGCGGTAGAAATTTACATCGCGATCTGCGTAAAGGGCGGCTTTGTGCGCCACTACACGGGCGACGTTTTGGCGGTTATCTTGCTTTACGCTTTGACGCGGGCTACATTTAGCGCGCCGCCGTCAAATTTGCCACTTAAAATTTTCGCGTTCGCGGCAGCCTCGGAGCTCGCGCAGTATTTTGGTGCCGTGCAAATTCTAGGCATAGAAAATAAAATTTTAAAAGTAATGATCGGCGGAACGTTTGATTTCGCCGATCTGCTCTGCTACGCGGTTGGCTGCGTCCTAGCGGGCGCTTATGAAAAATTTGAAAGTAAAATTTGGCAAATGAGAAGCGATGGATAA
- a CDS encoding aldo/keto reductase produces MEYRKLGSTGIQISRISMGSHHLKNPQDIDKHAENFFYAYKQGINFFETGDTYGNNCSELILGTAIKEMKKHKKPFYIMSKTHAGDSKTFRKNLENSLKNLGISCIDSFTCLWGVKSFEEWRGAKNYGAIREMEKAREEGLIKHITFSSHLQNKELIEMIGEYKFDYSLQGFNIINSKYRLKGIMKTHEKDIGTIAMNPLATGDLLLYEDIFNAIRIKEDQTLVQAAYAYILSFPFIDSVLGTFNSKDEINEAIKTLYQEPYSAKERSEQEGKLKERINQVDLERKIEVGKALRQRPHILREEVADLFGVYPLSV; encoded by the coding sequence ATGGAATATAGAAAATTAGGATCTACAGGCATACAAATTTCAAGAATATCTATGGGAAGTCATCACTTAAAGAATCCCCAAGATATAGATAAACATGCAGAAAATTTCTTCTATGCATATAAACAAGGAATAAATTTCTTTGAAACCGGCGATACTTATGGAAACAATTGTTCAGAACTTATATTAGGTACAGCCATAAAAGAAATGAAGAAGCATAAAAAACCATTTTATATTATGTCAAAGACACATGCCGGAGATTCTAAAACATTTCGAAAAAATCTTGAAAATTCTTTGAAGAATTTAGGAATAAGTTGTATTGACTCCTTTACTTGTCTTTGGGGTGTAAAATCTTTTGAAGAATGGAGAGGAGCTAAAAACTATGGAGCTATAAGAGAGATGGAAAAAGCAAGAGAAGAAGGACTTATTAAGCATATTACTTTTTCTTCACACTTACAAAATAAAGAACTAATTGAGATGATTGGGGAGTATAAATTTGATTATAGTTTACAGGGCTTTAATATAATTAATTCCAAATACAGATTAAAAGGAATAATGAAGACTCATGAAAAAGATATAGGGACAATAGCTATGAATCCGCTGGCAACAGGAGACTTGTTGCTTTATGAAGATATATTTAACGCTATTCGTATAAAAGAAGACCAAACTTTGGTTCAAGCGGCATATGCATATATTCTGTCCTTTCCTTTTATAGATTCTGTACTGGGAACCTTTAATTCAAAAGATGAAATTAATGAAGCTATTAAAACCCTATATCAAGAACCTTACTCTGCTAAAGAAAGGAGTGAACAAGAAGGAAAATTAAAAGAAAGAATTAATCAAGTTGATTTAGAAAGAAAGATAGAAGTTGGCAAAGCTCTTAGACAAAGACCTCATATATTAAGAGAAGAAGTTGCAGATTTGTTTGGAGTTTATCCACTAAGTGTATAA